Sequence from the Herpetosiphonaceae bacterium genome:
GATGCGCATCGAAAAACAGCGCTCCTTTCTGGAGAGCAGCTTTACCGTGGAGCAGAAAGCGCCCATGCACGACGCGGAGGAGCAGCTCGCGCTGCTGAGCGTGCTGATGATGATCCTGCTGGAGCGAAGTCGCGGCTAGCCAAAGCGCGGGAACAAGGGAACAGGGGAACAAGGGAGTCAATCCTTTGTTCTTTTGTTCTCTATTCTTTGTTCCCTGCTCTTACCTCCACTACTCATTGTGTGAAAAACACTTGACGTAGATGCTCACAATCATGTATACTGTTTACCTGATTTATACTATTCCTGATTGTGCGTATATCTCCTTGACCCATGCTCTACCACATCCCCCCTGCTGGTAGTGGCACACAACAGCCCGCTGGCAAGCTAGCGTAATCGTTATGCGGTTGCTCTGCCTAACCTATTGTTCAGCCTGCGGCAGCAAGGCACATCTTCCGTAAAGACGACGTACCGCACTGCCGCAGGCTACGTGTACCCACCGCTTCAGTCCTGGTATTGATACGATGACCGTGCTTCAATAGCACCAGTACGGCAGGCTTGCCAGCCAAATCTTGAGTCTCCATCGCAGTATGTCGTGATGCGCTCTCCTCTACAAGGTCTGTCCGCCACCCAAGGAGGCTATGCTTGTTTGGACTTGTCCTCACGTTTCCACTGTTCGCTTCTGCCGCAAGCTATGCATGGTCGCGCTACTTCGGCGCCGAGGAGCGATCACCGATCGGTCCTCAGGCTCACGTGCTGCTGATCGTCGCCCAGCTCACGATCGCGACCTGGGTGGCCTCGACATGGTATCCGCTTCCGGCGCGGATCGCGCTCGCGCTGATGTACCTGGCGCTTGGCAGCGGCGCGGCATATTTCAAACTCACCAAAGGCGATGTGCCATGCGGTTGCATGGGATCGCAGAGCGAGCACCCGTTGACCTGGCGGCTGGTAGCCGCCGACCTGCTGCTGGCCTGTGCGGCGCTGCTCAGCACGCGCGAGCAGGTGGTCTTTGCGCCGGGATCGGGCCTGTTTCTCGGCTTCGTGATGTGTTTGCTTGGCCTGCTCGTAACAACCGGCCTGCCGGATGCATTGTATGCCCTGCGGGGTGGGCAGCGTGCCGTCGAGCGGTATCGCTCGTGGATCAATGGGTATAAGGAGTTATTACCGTGAGCACCTTCTTCTGGGCCTCATATGTGGCGCTATGGCTGCTGATCGTACCGCTGGTCATCTTGAATCT
This genomic interval carries:
- a CDS encoding MauE/DoxX family redox-associated membrane protein; translation: MFGLVLTFPLFASAASYAWSRYFGAEERSPIGPQAHVLLIVAQLTIATWVASTWYPLPARIALALMYLALGSGAAYFKLTKGDVPCGCMGSQSEHPLTWRLVAADLLLACAALLSTREQVVFAPGSGLFLGFVMCLLGLLVTTGLPDALYALRGGQRAVERYRSWINGYKELLP